Proteins found in one Plasmodium chabaudi chabaudi strain AS genome assembly, chromosome: 5 genomic segment:
- a CDS encoding DNA polymerase delta catalytic subunit, putative, which yields MEQNIFSATNVIPYGPLYDKVKKVKNNDQDENYPVVEEYEKLLKIYERPNPYDSNGCLKFNNNDDLILFQIDLDYTVENIFRNVIYSNEGSTNNSDSKCDSIYEPYKAILGKEKNFVSVPIIRIYSITNCGYSVLVNVHNFFPYFYVEKPNGFNNDDMIKLESMLNENLSLNNQFKMYENKILKIETVKTESIMYFKKSGKTDFLKITVLLPKMVPSLKKYFENGITVNSKHFGGIVYEANLPFILRYIIDKKITGSSWIKCEKNSYIIRSKNKQSSNCTFEIDIHYENIEPMPLENEYQKIPKLRILSFDIECIKLDGKGFPEAKADPIIQISSILYLQGDPIENCAKFIFTLLECASIPGSNVIWFNDEKTMLEAWNEFIIRIDPDFLTGYNIINFDIPYILNRGTALNLKKLKYIGRIKNVPSIVKDANFSSKQFGTHETKEININGRIQFDVYDLIKRDYRLKSYTLNYVSFEFLKEQKEDVHYSIMNDLQNENSESRKRIATYCIKDGLLPLRLIDKLLFIYNYVEMARVTGTPFVYLLTRGQQIKVTSQLYRKCKELNYIIPSTYMKVNSNDKFEGATVLEPIKGYYIEPISTLDFASLYPSIMIAHNLCYSTLIKNNDEISDLNKNDITTVPGKNNFKFVKGNVKRGVLPLIVEELIKARKNVKAMMKNEQNPITKMVLNGRQLALKISANSVYGYTGAAAGGQLPCLEIATSITTFGRSMIEKTKETVEAYYCKKNGFEHNATVVYGDTDSVMVKFGTNDVGEAMRLGKDAADRISKEFLNPIKLEFEKVYCPYLLLNKKRYAGLLYTNPNKHDKMDCKGIETVRRDFCILIQQMMETVLNKLLIEKDLNSAIEYTKSKIKDLLTNNIDMSLLVVTKSLGKTEYETRLPHVELAKKLKQRDSATAPNVGDRVSYIIIKGTKGQAQYERAEDPLYVLDNNLSIDHNHYLDAIKNPLSRIFEVIMQNSDSLFCGEHTRHKTILTSSQTALSKFLQKTIRCIGCNSSIKKPPLCNHCKTNKEFSIYMQKIKDLKVKQNEFFQLWTECQRCQGNLHIDVICMNRDCPIFYRRAKIKKDVANLQEQVTSLKTEW from the coding sequence ATGGaacaaaacatattttcGGCCACAAATGTAATTCCTTATGGTCCTCTTTACGATAAAGTAAAAAAGgtgaaaaataatgacCAAGATGAAAATTATCCTGTTGTAGAAGAATACGAAAAGTtgctaaaaatatatgagaGACCAAATCCGTATGATTCAAATGGCTGTTTAAAATTCAACAACAATGATGATTTGATATTATTTCAGATCGACTTAGATTACACTgtggaaaatatatttcgaAACGTGATTTATAGTAATGAAGGCTCTACAAATAATAGCGATTCTAAATGTGATAGTATCTATGAGCCATATAAAGCAATCCTAggcaaagaaaaaaatttcgTATCTGTTCCAATTATTCGAATATACAGCATCACAAATTGCGGATATAGTGTTTTAGTGAATGTTCACAACTTTTtcccatatttttatgtagaGAAACCAAACGGttttaataatgatgatatgATAAAACTTGAATCTATGCTAAATGAAAATCTGAGTCTAAATAATCAATTTAAGatgtatgaaaataaaatattaaaaatcgAAACTGTTAAAACAGAAAgtattatgtattttaaaaaatcagGAAAAAcggattttttaaaaataaccGTCTTATTACCTAAGATGGTTCcatcattaaaaaaatattttgaaaatggtATAACTGTTAACAGTAAGCATTTTGGTGGTATCGTATATGAAGCCAATTtaccatttattttaagatatattattgataaaaaaataactggTTCATCATGGATTAAATGTGAAAAGAATAGTTATATTATACGAAGTAAAAACAAACAATCGTCTAATTGCACATTTGAAATTGATATacattatgaaaatatagaacCTATGCCGttagaaaatgaatatcaaaaaattccCAAATTAAGAATCCTTTCCTTTGATATTGAATGTATAAAATTAGATGGAAAAGGTTTTCCAGAAGCAAAAGCAGATCctattatacaaatatcgtcaattttatatttgcaaGGTGATCCAATTGAAAATTGtgcaaaatttatttttacacttTTAGAATGCGCTAGTATACCTGGTTCAAATGTTATATGGtttaatgatgaaaaaacaaTGCTAGAAGCATGGaatgaatttattataagaaTAGACCCAGATTTTTTAACAGGTTATAATAtcataaattttgatataccatatatattaaacagAGGTACCGCTttaaacttaaaaaaattaaaatatataggtagaataaaaaatgttccAAGTATCGTTAAAGATGCCAATTTTTCTTCAAAACAATTTGGGACACATGAAACAAaagaaattaatattaatggaAGAATACAATTCGATGTTTACGATCTAATTAAAAGAGATTATAGATTAAAATCGTATACATTAAACTATGTGTCATTTGAATTCTTAAAAGAACAAAAAGAAGATGTGCATTATAGCATAATGAACGatttacaaaatgaaaattcgGAATCGCGTAAACGTATAGCCACTTATTGTATTAAGGATGGTTTGTTACCCTTACGATTAattgataaattattatttatttataattatgtagAAATGGCTAGAGTTACTGGTACACCATTTGTTTATCTATTAACTAGAGGGCAGCAAATTAAAGTTACTTCACaattatatagaaaatgtaaagaattaaattatattatcccTAGCACATATATGAAAGTTAATAGTAATGATAAATTTGAAGGTGCTACTGTTTTGGAGCCAATAAAAGGTTATTATATAGAACCTATTTCGACTCTCGATTTTGCATCTTTATATCCATCTATTATGATCGCCCataatttatgttattCTACcctcataaaaaataatgatgaaattTCTGACCTAAATAAAAACGATATAACAACGGTAccaggaaaaaataattttaaatttgttaaagGTAATGTAAAACGGGGTGTATTGCCATTAATTGTCGaagaattaataaaagcCAGAAAAAACGTAAAAGCtatgatgaaaaatgaacaaaatcCAATTACAAAAATGGTGCTTAACGGCAGACAATTAGCACTTAAAATATCAGCAAATTCTGTTTATGGATATACTGGTGCAGCGGCTGGGGGTCAGTTGCCTTGTTTAGAAATAGCTACCTCAATTACTACATTCGGTAGATCTATGatagaaaaaacaaaagaaacAGTTGAAGCatattattgtaaaaaaaatgggtTTGAGCACAATGCAACTGTTGTATATGGTGATACAGATTCTGTAATGGTTAAATTTGGCACAAATGATGTTGGAGAAGCAATGAGATTAGGTAAAGATGCAGCAGACAGAATAAGTaaagaatttttaaatccTATTAAATTAGAATTCGAAAAAGTATATTGcccatatttattacttaATAAAAAGAGATATGCAGGCTTATTATACACTAATCCAAATAAACATGATAAAATGGATTGTAAAGGTATTGAAACAGTTAGAAGAGATTTTTGCATACTTATACAACAAATGATGGAAACggttttaaataaattattaatagaaAAAGATTTAAATAGCGCTATCGAGTATacaaaaagtaaaattaaagatttattaacaaataatatagatatgAGTTTATTAGTTGTAACTAAATCATTAGGAAAAACTGAATATGAAACTAGATTGCCACATGTTGAATTggcaaaaaaattgaaacaACGAGATAGTGCCACAGCCCCCAATGTTGGGGATAGAGTTAgttatatcattataaaaGGTACAAAAGGACAAGCACAATATGAAAGAGCTGAAGATccattatatgtattagataataatttatcaatAGATCATAATCATTATCTAGATGCTATCAAAAATCCACTATCTAGAATATTTGAAGTTATTATGCAAAATTCAGACTCTTTGTTTTGTGGAGAACATACAAGGCATAAAACTATCCTAACATCAAGTCAAACAGCTTTATCGAAATTTCTTCAAAAAACTATTAGATGCATAGGTTGTAATAGCTCAATTAAAAAACCACCATTATGTAACCATTGTAAAACGAACAAAGAATTCTCtatttatatgcaaaaaattaaagattTAAAAGTCAAGCAAAACGAGTTCTTTCAACTATGGACCGAATGCCAAAGATGTCAAGGAAATTTACACATAGACGTCATTTGCATGAATAGGGATTGCCCCATATTTTACAGGAGGGCAAAAATTAAGAAGGATGTAGCAAACCTTCAAGAACAAGTTACATCCCTCAAAACTGAATGGTAa
- a CDS encoding rhoptry neck protein 12, putative yields MAKINRYSFLVLVYILVVYKYVESLRMHKTVNNTVKEHDNKNFNGVNYNLKEKTCNHGDDKCKNELGNRNMDKKKSTINANKLPNLKNRNNENEILNNILISENVLDSSKDVCEFIVMKNNYFKNFCAMTHLYKDILKLKNTSSKLYNDVTNISYENEEVSESKVIKNDGDKKIVIENDAHNPKISILYMFEKLCVGGIPLACANILKVDNVFDINQYDNQINDKEVNDMNSIENDLIYSEYPKNTFVENMSDLTE; encoded by the coding sequence ATGGCAAAAATTAATAGATATTCCTTTTTGGTTTTGGTATACATATTggttgtatataaatatgtagaaAGTTTGAGAATGCATAAGACAGTTAATAATACTGTTAAGGAACAtgacaataaaaatttcaacggtgtaaattataatttaaaggAAAAAACATGTAATCATGGTGACGATAAAtgcaaaaatgaattagGAAATAGAAATATGGATAAGAAAAAATCCACAATCAATGCAAATAAGTTACCAAATTTGAAGAATCGAaacaatgaaaatgaaattttaaacaatatattgATATCCGAAAACGTTCTTGATAGTTCTAAGGATGTTTGTGAATTTATTGTTATgaaaaacaattattttaaaaactttTGTGCAATGACACATTTATACAAAGACAtactaaaattaaaaaatacaagcagtaaattatataatgatgttacaaatatttcatatgaaaatgaagaagTATCTGAATCcaaagttataaaaaatgatggagataaaaaaattgttattgaaaatgatgCCCATAATCCTAAAATttccatattatatatgtttgaaaaattatgtgtTGGTGGCATTCCATTAGCTTGTgctaatatattaaaagtaGATAATGTTTTTGATATCAACCAATATGATAACCAAATAAATGACAAAGAAGTAAACGATATGAACAGTATAGAAAAtgatttaatttattcagaatatccaaaaaatacatttgtAGAAAATATGTCAGATTTAACCGAATAA
- a CDS encoding enoyl-CoA hydratase-related protein, putative: protein MLNNLNYIIRKKKISSVLLLPKKFNSTHKNYIKTSIFKDDDIYIDPLQVHNEQTNKTNYLSCGNPDECVYNRSNVGMNTIIINNKYINIELINKLYKILRDSEVNYTKRFIFLTSLYNDTFNYSYNLYDILKILEIYQKTKNTHYLNIFKKILININELAYLIFSYKKPFISYCNGKIQGSAGFLTFLANNSSSYFHSSYSYNNLSYSFLPYGGISYILTQLRGSLGLYLALTGLEIKSSDLIWSGLCKRWMSDDSLELMEITSESQLEVSEQNANILLEEHFLTVPEIYTLKNYEEIIHDHFKYNNLLYILKKLNISRKSENKKIKNWADQTYQKITSLPPLATHITFEILNILRNYKMELLKRAQITNKLWNDLIKNSYKIAYITKEEISMAELKKTIDNALFIKALNLETNALLNFVSCPDTLNGITSYLVKNTDHSFNSNYINNNIFDVKKDIIQYFIFYKNNYEYSPYDRPDISFSSLSVLDKYNQNYNSQYGNSHDKLFYQNEIKKWSDDYLKDELNKINDQLL, encoded by the exons atgcttaataatttgaattatattataagaaagaaaaaaataagcagCGTATTGTTGCTACCAAAAAAGTTTAATTCTACtcacaaaaattatataaaaacgagtatatttaaagatgatgacatatatatagatcCTCTTCAAGTACACAATGAGCAAACaaacaaaacaaattatcTTAGCTGTGGAAATCCAGACGAGTGTGTATACAACAGAAGTAATGTAGGCATGAatacaattataataaataataaatatattaatatagaaCTTATAAATAAGTTATATAAAATCCTTAGAGATAGTGAAGTTAATTATACTAAGAGGTTCATATTCTTAACTTCGTTATATAATGATACATTTAATTATagttataatttatatgatatattaaaaatattagaaatatatcaaaaaacgaaaaatacccattatttaaacatttttaaaaaaatattaataaatattaatgaattagcatatttaatattttcatataaaaaaccaTTTATATCTTATTGTAATGGAAAAATACAAGGGTCTGCTGGATTTTTAACATTTCTTGCTAATAACAGTTCATCTTATTTTCATTCGtcatattcatataataatttaagttACTCATTCTTACCATATGGTGGCATTTCTTATATACTAACACAATTAAGAGGGTCGTTAGGATTATATTTAGCATTAACTGGTCTAGAAATAAAATCGTCTGATTTAATTTGGTCTGGTTTATGTAAAAGATGGATGTCAGATGATAGCTTAGAATTAATGGAAATAACATCAGAAAGCCAATTAGAAGTTTCTGAACaaaatgcaaatatattattagaaGAGCATTTTTTAACTGTCCCAGAAATATacacattaaaaaattatgaagaaATTATACATGaccattttaaatataataatttgttatatatattaaagaaattaaatatttcgagaaaaagtgaaaataaaaaaattaaaaattgggCTGATCAAacttatcaaaaaattactTCTTTACCTCCATTAGCAACTCATATCAcatttgaaatattaaatatattaagaaattataaaatggaattattaaaaagggcacaaataacaaataaattatggaATGatcttataaaaaacagttataaaatagcatatataacaaaagaagaaataaGCATGgctgaattaaaaaaaacaatagaCAATGCGCTTTTTATTAAAGCTTTAAATCTAGAGACAAATGctcttttaaattttgtttcttGTCCTGATACATTAAATGGTATAACATCATACTTAGTTAAAAATACCGATCATTCATTTAattcaaattatattaataacaatatattcGACGTCaaaaaagatattattcaatattttattttttacaaaaataattatgaatattcCCCATATGATAGACCTGATATAAGTTTCTCCAGCTTAAGTGTTcttgataaatataatcaaaattataatagtCAGTATGGCAATTCTCATGACAAACTGTTCTACCAAAATGAG atcaaaaaatggagcgacgattatttaaaagacGAATTAAACAAGATTAACGACCAACTTTTATAG
- a CDS encoding golgi re-assembly stacking protein, putative, protein MGAGQTKENNGGYRIIKISKNGPASKCNLEIFFDYIVKIDDVILLDESINTYNNFIDKVKNYENKELILYVYNCRYAKMKEIKIVPKKWSGNGLLGININYERFNALYEGVRILKTLNNSSDFECNLMEDTDYIIGHENNIIRNKKELTEYLDNNINIKNQDDLCKSQMYIYNSNTEMIRKIKINLDEIWKNIEFLEDSIKAKHLQAIPICNKENLNNITEENNFKEICFPQNNGLEKHEHGSDEYSVEYDKEMMKSQKKDQFNYFNSGNVASLSTNSEYNNDNRIINFHKSEKISNEYVCSKDNNTDNILLAQNTNEVSEIDDFCYTNQQTNISVGVKNDNKNSYDENSTIEIEKDEIKRCGIVNSEEEFNNASDSSECSDKRKNNYSEYVKNMKIYTDEMTEIYESMRRNNEILNNIKQMKILETPLDGYNELVGNK, encoded by the exons atgggAGCAGGACAAACGAAGGAAAACAATGGGG GAtatagaataataaaaataagcaaaaaTGGCCCAGCGAGTAAATGTAAtttggaaatattttttgattacATAGTTAAAATCGATGATGTAATATTATTGGATGAGTctattaatacatataacaACTTTATAGACAAggttaaaaattatgaaaataaggaactaattttatatgtttataattgtcgatatgcaaaaatgaaggaaataaaaattgtaccAAAGAAATGGAGTGGGAATGGATTATTaggaataaatataaactatGAACGTTTTAATGCATTATATGAAGGGGTTAGAATTTTAAAAACGCTTAATAACTCTTCAGATTTCGAATGTAATTTAATGGAGGATACTGATTATATAATAGGACACgagaataatataattagaaataaaaaagaattaacAGAGTAtcttgataataatataaatataaaaaaccaAGACGATTTATGTAAATCGCagatgtatatatataatagtaaCACTGAAATGATAcgcaaaattaaaataaatcttgatgaaatatggaaaaatatagaattttTGGAGGATAGCATTAAAGCAAAGCATTTACAAGCAATCCCCATTtgtaataaagaaaatttaaataatataacgGAAGAAAACAATTTCAAAGAAATATGTTTTCCACAGAACAATGGATTAGAGAAGCATGAGCATGGCAGTGATGAATATTCGGTAGAATATGATAAAGAAATGATGAAAAGCCAAAAGAAAGAccaatttaattatttcaatAGTGGGAATGTGGCTTCACTCTCAACAAATtcagaatataataatgataatcgCATTATAAATTTCCATAAATCTGAAAAAATTAGTAATGAATATGTATGTAgtaaagataataatactGATAACATTTTGCTAGCCCAAAATACGAATGAAGTTAGCGAGATAGATGACTTTTGCTATACAAATCAGCAAACAAATATCTCCGTGGgtgtaaaaaatgataacaaGAATAGTTATGATGAAAATTCAACGATCGAAATtgaaaaagatgaaatTAAAAGGTGTGGAATTGTGAATAGTGAAGAAGAGTTTAATAATGCCAGTGACAGTAGCGAATGTAGCGACAAACGAAAGAATAATTATTCGGAATATGTCAAAaacatgaaaatatatactgaTGAAATGAcggaaatatatgaaagtATGAGAagaaataatgaaatactcaataacataaaacaaatgaaaattttggaAACTCCTTTAGATGGCTATAATGAATTGGTTggcaataaataa
- a CDS encoding phosphomannomutase, putative, translated as MAKKSKIFLFDVDGTLTKSRKTIEKEMVDTLLELKSKEDCLLAVVGGSDYKKIIEQIQYPEIFDYIFSENGVIAHKNNEQYFSENVVSFLGESKLKNLINYCLLYIVNLDIPKKRGTFIELRNGIINISPIGRNCSYIDREEFCAYNSKHDILKTFRSNLINEFGKYDLAFSIGGQISIDCFPIGWDKTFCLRHIEGISNEIYFFGDKTDIGGNDYEIFHDKRVRGYSVTCPDDTIKVLRTFLDS; from the exons ATGgcaaaaaaaagcaaaattTTTCTGTTCGATGTAGATGGAACCTTAACAAAATCTCGAAAA ACGATCGAAAAAGAAATGGTTGATACATTATTGGAACTAAAATCTAAAGAGGATTGTTTATTGGCAGTAGTTGGAGGATctgattataaaaaaattatagagCAAATACAAT ATCCTGAAATTtttgattatatattttcagaAAATGGAGTAATAGCgcacaaaaataatgaacaaTATTTTTCGGAG AATGTTGTAAGTTTCTTGGGGGAAagcaaattaaaaaatctCATAAACTATTGCCTTTTGTATATTGTCAATTTAGATATTCCAAAGAAGAg AGGAACCTTCATTGAACTACGAAACGGAATAATAAACATTAGTCCCATTGGGCGAAATTGTTCATATATAGATAGAGAAGAGTTTTGTGCATATAATTCCAAGCATGATATTCTTAAAACATTTCGATCAAATTTGATTAACGA GTTTGGGAAATATGACCTCGCGTTTTCAATAGGAGGACAAATATCAATAGATTGTTTTCCAATA GGATGGGATAAGACATTTTGTTTGAGACACATAGAAGGGATATccaatgaaatatatttttttggcgATAAAACAGATATA GGAGGAAATgattatgaaatatttcaCGACAAAAGAGTGCGTGGTTATTCAGTTACATGCCCAGATGACACTATTAAAGTTTTAAGGACGTTTTTAGacagttaa
- a CDS encoding myosin essential light chain ELC, putative, producing the protein MEDKFREAFILFGTCNDTLELYQFYELAHSFGIVLTEDEKNELPNVVDMNYWLDFANKHYNSEDPLKKIKSANEKNSNVKIKIDNFVGIMNALDTKLSDKDINLLLKIANPNNEDTIDLNSISQKLEEVM; encoded by the exons ATGGAAGATAAATTTAGAGAAGCTTTCATCCTTTTCGGGACATGTAATGATACTCTTGAGTTATAccaattttatgaattgGCACATTCTTTTGGAATTGTACTAACAGAAGACGAGAAAAACGAATTACCAAAt gTCGTTGACATGAACTATTGGCTAGATTTTGCAAACAAACACTACAACAGCGAGGACCCACTTAAGAAGATTAAAAGtgcaaatgaaaaaaactCTAAcgtcaaaataaaaatcgaTAACTTTGTTGGA ATTATGAATGCATTGGATACAAAATTGTCTGATAAAGACatcaatttattattaaaaattgcaAACCCCAATAATGAAGATACCATAGACCTTAATTCCATTTCACAAAAATTGGAAGAAGTTATGTAA